In one Candidatus Woesearchaeota archaeon genomic region, the following are encoded:
- a CDS encoding BspA family leucine-rich repeat surface protein codes for MFSTANGYYGSLSSWDVFNVEYMYYMFDYSSFNGDISSWETGKVTTMKQMFAHSNFNQDINSWDVSNVTNMDYMFDANPTFNQDLNSWNVSKVNDMESMFRGSAHFNGDISNWNVSNVGDFFQMFDGALDFNQDLSLWDVSSSSALGYMFDGCHNFNQDLSGWNTSNAVYMYSMFRDTTNFTSDLSSWDTGKVTTMYVMFKGANSFNSDLSSWDTGKVTTMEGMFLGASNFTSDLSSWNVSSVLDMDTLFYDAISFNSDLSSWDVDQVNECSSFNTSTTSWVLAQPDFLGQGSVCTP; via the coding sequence ATGTTTTCTACTGCAAATGGTTATTATGGAAGTCTAAGTTCTTGGGATGTTTTTAATGTTGAATATATGTATTATATGTTTGATTATTCTTCTTTTAATGGAGATATAAGTTCTTGGGAAACAGGAAAAGTTACAACTATGAAACAGATGTTTGCTCATTCAAATTTTAATCAAGATATAAATTCTTGGGATGTTAGTAATGTAACAAATATGGATTATATGTTTGATGCTAATCCTACTTTTAATCAGGATTTAAATTCTTGGAATGTTTCAAAAGTTAATGATATGGAATCTATGTTTAGAGGTTCAGCTCATTTTAATGGAGATATTAGTAATTGGAATGTTAGTAATGTTGGAGATTTTTTTCAGATGTTTGATGGAGCACTTGATTTCAATCAAGATTTAAGTTTATGGGATGTAAGTTCTTCTTCTGCTTTAGGGTATATGTTTGATGGATGCCATAACTTCAATCAAGACTTAAGTGGTTGGAATACTAGTAATGCAGTATATATGTACTCGATGTTTAGAGATACAACTAATTTCACAAGTGATTTGAGTTCTTGGGATACTGGAAAAGTTACTACTATGTATGTTATGTTTAAAGGTGCAAATAGTTTTAATAGTGATTTGAGTTCTTGGGATACTGGGAAAGTTACAACAATGGAAGGAATGTTTTTGGGAGCAAGTAATTTTACAAGTGATTTGAGTTCTTGGAATGTTAGTTCTGTTTTAGATATGGATACTTTATTTTATGATGCAATTAGTTTTAATAGTGATTTGAGTTCTTGGGATGTAGATCAAGTAAATGAATGTAGTTCATTTAATACTTCTACTACTTCTTGGGTTTTAGCTCAACCAGATTTTTTGGGACAGGGGTCAGTTTGTACTCCTTGA
- a CDS encoding BspA family leucine-rich repeat surface protein, translating into MNLNKSAISPVVAIALLLVVAVISVVGFNSWYQSYSSEMFSDMEQSGSTDFGNVGVEGVIDDQLYIKNTNLENLSIAQITVDGEVCYENISLGSGISNFSLSDCLNVSGIRNTPDVVIITEDMIIRETVYLDDSSLISVSDNLPIVTNTFISIWNVSIDVGVSGFNNLTLPLQSDGTYDFIVYWGDGTNDSITSYNQPEINHTYAIGGEYQVNLTGQVDGFAFNAGNAWEDNNDDGDKLISINQWSSLKLSDGGEQFSNCNNLESLSSLDGPNLSGITDMDYMFSYDSHFIGDISNWDVSSVTSMVSMFHDTDSFNCDLSIWDVSSVVNM; encoded by the coding sequence ATGAATTTGAATAAATCTGCTATTAGTCCAGTTGTTGCAATAGCTTTGTTATTGGTTGTTGCAGTTATTTCTGTTGTTGGTTTTAATTCTTGGTATCAAAGTTATTCTTCTGAGATGTTTAGTGATATGGAACAAAGTGGAAGTACTGATTTTGGTAATGTAGGAGTTGAAGGAGTAATTGATGACCAACTTTATATTAAAAATACTAATTTAGAAAATTTATCTATTGCTCAAATTACTGTTGATGGAGAAGTTTGTTATGAAAATATTAGTTTAGGTTCAGGAATTTCTAATTTTAGTTTGAGTGATTGTTTAAATGTTAGTGGAATTAGAAATACTCCTGATGTTGTAATAATTACTGAGGATATGATTATTAGAGAAACTGTTTATCTAGATGATTCTAGTTTAATTTCTGTGAGTGATAATTTGCCGATTGTTACTAATACATTTATTAGTATTTGGAATGTTAGTATTGATGTTGGAGTTTCAGGATTTAACAATTTGACTCTTCCTTTACAAAGTGATGGTACTTATGATTTCATAGTTTATTGGGGAGATGGAACTAATGATTCAATTACTTCTTATAATCAACCTGAAATCAATCATACTTATGCTATTGGTGGGGAATATCAAGTTAATTTAACAGGACAAGTTGATGGTTTTGCTTTTAATGCTGGGAATGCTTGGGAAGATAATAATGATGATGGTGATAAATTAATTTCTATTAATCAATGGAGTTCTTTAAAATTATCTGATGGAGGAGAACAATTTTCAAATTGCAATAATTTAGAAAGTCTTAGTTCTTTAGATGGACCTAATTTATCTGGAATTACTGATATGGATTATATGTTTTCTTATGATAGTCATTTTATTGGAGATATAAGTAATTGGGATGTAAGTTCAGTTACTAGTATGGTTAGTATGTTTCATGATACTGATTCTTTTAATTGTGATTTATCTATTTGGGATGTTAGCTCAGTTGTTAATATGTAA
- a CDS encoding AI-2E family transporter: MVKDNYNKKYSALILVFFFGLIILYMLRNFLTPIITAVILSFLVYPVYSYFLKKTKGKEILSASLVIVFVLLVVFIPLSIGASVALNQINNLDLDPEGYSKYEQTIFDLTGTEISISEGVNNLGTLFKSEAKTTLPKFVSLTSNFLISVFVMFFVMFYLILDKDKVIKLVCDILPFSKKNSQHLILESGKVTRAVLIGQVLTAIIQGFLGMISFIIAGVSGAFFWGFIMMILSVIPVIGAFLIWVPAGIFLLIEGQIWQGVFVLVWGVVVVSNVDNIVRPKLVGKFADIHPLEVFLGVIIGLSTFGMIGIVLGPLIVSLFKTLIKVYHQEYFVA, from the coding sequence ATGGTTAAAGATAATTATAATAAAAAATATTCTGCATTGATACTAGTGTTTTTTTTTGGTTTGATTATTTTGTATATGCTTAGGAATTTTTTGACACCTATTATTACAGCAGTTATTTTGAGTTTTTTAGTTTATCCAGTTTATAGTTATTTTTTGAAAAAGACTAAAGGTAAAGAAATTTTGAGTGCATCTTTAGTTATTGTTTTTGTTTTATTGGTAGTTTTTATTCCGTTATCTATAGGGGCTAGTGTTGCGCTTAATCAGATTAATAATTTAGATTTGGATCCTGAGGGTTATTCAAAATATGAACAGACAATTTTTGATTTGACAGGGACCGAGATTTCTATTTCTGAAGGAGTTAATAATTTGGGAACTTTATTTAAGAGTGAGGCTAAGACTACTTTGCCTAAGTTTGTTTCTCTTACTTCAAATTTTTTAATATCAGTTTTTGTTATGTTTTTTGTTATGTTTTATTTGATATTGGATAAGGATAAAGTTATCAAGCTTGTTTGTGATATTTTACCTTTTTCAAAAAAGAATTCACAGCATTTAATTTTAGAGAGTGGGAAGGTTACTAGGGCAGTATTAATAGGACAAGTTTTAACTGCAATTATTCAAGGATTTTTAGGAATGATTTCGTTTATTATTGCTGGAGTTTCAGGAGCATTCTTTTGGGGTTTTATAATGATGATTTTATCTGTTATACCTGTAATTGGAGCATTTTTAATTTGGGTTCCTGCAGGAATCTTTTTACTTATTGAAGGACAGATTTGGCAAGGTGTTTTTGTTTTAGTTTGGGGAGTTGTTGTTGTTTCAAATGTAGATAATATTGTTCGACCAAAACTTGTTGGCAAATTTGCAGATATTCATCCACTTGAAGTATTTTTAGGAGTTATTATTGGTCTTTCAACATTTGGTATGATTGGTATAGTTTTAGGTCCTCTAATTGTTTCTTTGTTTAAAACTTTGATTAAAGTTTATCATCAGGAGTATTTTGTAGCTTGA